In the Topomyia yanbarensis strain Yona2022 chromosome 3, ASM3024719v1, whole genome shotgun sequence genome, one interval contains:
- the LOC131691254 gene encoding coatomer subunit delta, whose protein sequence is MVLIAAAVCTKAGKTIVSRQFVEMTKARIEGLLAAFPKLMTSGKQHTFVETDSVRYVYQPLEKLYMLLITTKASNILEDLETLRLFSKVIPEYCRTLEEKEIIENAFDLIFAFDEIVALGYRESVNLSQIKTFVEMDSHEEKVYQAVRQTQEREAKQKMRERAKELQRARMEQKKGGLGASGRPYGGGSSEGFGNNSSGGISNHSSITTPSIGIGEIKPAATAPKPVAAKNALKLGGKTRDADTFVDQLKSEGEKVTSNPTPSAPSAVVKAKPLSDVPMDDIHLRLEDKIVVRIGRDGGLQGFELSGLLTLRISDEKYGRIKVQLENTDQRGIQLQTHPNVDKELFKNKNQIGLKNPAKPFPINTDVGVLKWRFQTQDESAIPLTINCWPSENAESGCDVNIEYELEHPRLELHDVCITIPLPMGIAPVISECDGDYHHDSRKNILQWNLSVVDASSKRGSMEFSVPNSIPGDFFPLDISFSSKIPYAELTPMKVQLVEDGTDVKFSTETLFYTDKYEIV, encoded by the exons GTTGAGACAGATTCAGTGCGATACGTATATCAACCACTCGAGAAGCTGTACATGTTGCTAATCACCACCAAAGCGAGCAATATCTTAGAAGATTTGGAAACGTTGCGATTGTTTTCAAAAGTG ATTCCCGAGTACTGCCGCACTCTGGAGGAGAAGGAAATCATCGAGAATGCATTTGATCTGATATTCGCTTTCGATGAAATTGTTGCTTTAGGGTACAGGGAAAGCGTAAATTTGTCTCAAATTAAAACTTTTGTCGAGATGGATTCGCACGAAGAAAAGGTGTACCAAGCAGTCCGGCAGACACAGGAGCGCGAAGCGAAACAGAAGATGCGCGAACGTGCTAAGGAGCTCCAGCGTGCACGAATGGAACAGAAAAAGGGAGGGTTGGGTGCCAGCGGTCGTCCGTATGGCGGCGGAAGTTCCGAGGGTTTTGGCAACAACTCAAGTGGAGGCATTTCTAATCATTCCTCAATAACGACCCCTTCGATTGGTATTGGCGAGATAAAACCAGCAGCGACTGCACC TAAACCGGTCGCTGCGAAGAATGCTCTTAAATTGGGAGGGAAAACTCGCGATGCGGATACATTTGTTGATCAGCTGAAGAGTGAAGGTGAGAAAGTGACCAGCAATCCAACGCCGTCAGCTCCTTCGGCAGTGGTCAAGGCCAAACCATTATCTGATGTTCCAATGGATGA CATTCATCTCCGTCTTGAGGATAAAATTGTTGTTCGGATTGGTCGTGATGGTGGACTGCAAGGATTTGAGTTATCTGGATTGCTTACTCTGCGTATTTCGGACGAAAAGTATGGCAGAATCAAGGTACAACTGGAGAATACAGATCAGCGAGGTATTCAGTTGCAAACCCATCCTAATGTGGATAAAGAactatttaaaaacaaaaatcaaattggaCTTAAAAATCCTGCTAAACCATTCCCAATAAATACGGATGTCGGCGTGCTTAAATGGCGTTTCCAGACACAGGATGAATCTGCTATTCCGTTAACTA TCAACTGTTGGCCTTCGGAGAACGCAGAAAGTGGTTGTGATGTCAACATTGAGTACGAGCTGGAGCATCCACGACTTGAGCTCCACGATGTATGCATCACAATACCGTTACC AATGGGTATAGCTCCAGTAATATCGGAATGTGATGGCGACTACCATCACGACTCCCGGAAGAATATTCTCCAGTGGAACCTATCGGTCGTTGATGCATCCAGCAAACGGGGTTCAATGGAGTTTTCGGTACCTAACTCGATTCCGGGCGATTTCTTCCCATTGGAT ATATCATTTTCATCGAAAATTCCCTATGCCGAACTGACGCCTATGAAGGTGCAACTTGTTGAAGACGGAACGGATGTCAAATTCTCGACGGAGACATTGTTCTATACCGATAAGTATGAGATTGTGTAA